A window of Anas acuta chromosome 5, bAnaAcu1.1, whole genome shotgun sequence genomic DNA:
AACTGCAGTTCaaaggaggagctggggggggggaagcctACCTGGATCCTCTGAAGGTTCATAGGTTTTCTTATCTCCATTTGCAACATACCAATCCAGGATGCGTCCTACAAATGGGGAAATCAGAGTAACCCCAGCTTCAGCACAGGCAACTGCCTGGGCAAAGGAGAACAGCAAGGTCATGTTGCAGTGAATCCCATACTCTGCTTCCAGAACCCTGCAGACATAGGCAGGCTTAAATGGCATTTTCCTTACCTAATAAACTTACATTCTAGCAATGTTAGTAGGTTAAACTATTGATTTCTTGACTTTATAAACTGTACCACATCTCTAATTAAGCTTTAAAAGTGTAAAGGtagcaaaacaaatgttttgcacTACTGGTGATCTGTTTAATAGTGTTTCCTAAACCAAATGCAGATGACTTAACACAACATTTCAGGAAACTGTTTACAAATGGCCCAGCCCTTGTATGAACAAACTTTTCCCAATTCAGCAGAAAGCTTCAGTATAGCACCACACTTGCTAGCTGTAGCCCTGGCAACAAGTTTCCTGGTGCAGTGCTTTCAAAACAATACTTTGTTTTATGTGTAGAACGTGTTTAAGTGGCCAAACAGCCAGAAGCATACTATGAATCAGCATACCAGGAACAGAAGTACTTACTTGCCAGCCTGGATTCCTTCCCATGTTGAAGAGAGCTTTATGAGAATCCGATCTTTACCAATTCCTGCTTCCTTATAAAGGTCAATAAGACGCCGGGCCCTCTGAATCATTCCTTCCTTATCAAAGGACAACCTTTGGAACAAGAGTAGGACTTcttaagttttattaaaaaaaaactctccaaaaaaaacaacattcagaACCACTGTACTACGTTAACAGAATTTATGTACTAGTAGCAggtttttcttctcagagatACTTCCTTGACTGTCAAGTAGCCATGACGCAGCACTGCTACTGTTTAATTCGGAGAATCTGGAGTTCGACGTAACTTTCTCTGATAGTTATATTTTCCTCAAGTTTTTCCATAATGAATGTAAAGTCACTTCTAAGGCTCAGCTTTTACAAGGAGCACATCGACAGACAAATCCTATGCAAGTCACTAAATAAATTGCTAAAGCAGATCTCTTGGAAAATTGAGGACTatcacacagaagaaaatgagtaaAGTTCTAGGTATGTTAGAAGCATAGGGTTTCCCTTGACTAACAACCAGAAGGAGGACAACAAAGATCAGATCTCTACATTACTTGTTCTTATGAAGTTTTGTCACCAAGTTATAACAAAGTCCTGATCAAGCAAATGAACTGCAATTCATTGTCTAAATATTAACAACACAAGCTCCTGGTACTCCTGTAACAGTGAACTGTCCAGTCAAGAACATATTTCTTCAGCTCACATCATCCCTTTTTGTAGGCACAAATATACAGGGTAACCCAGAGGAAAGAGAGCAAACCTTGCATCTACTTCTGTGGACACGCGGCCAGGTATCCTCTTCAATATTTCAGCTCCAAATAATACAAAAAGTTTGTCACaagcattttgtatttgctCATCTTCTGACCtaaaaaacatgaagaacaaaatcattttttatggGGGAGGGTAGCATGTTCAGTACTTGCCACTGATTTCAAGATCAAATTTCACAGTCTGTTTAACATTCAAATAACCACTTCTGCTCTGCTCCGTGTTTGTTCTGCTCTCTGTGTACCACCAATAACATTAGCCTTCAGACACTATTTCCTATTACGCTGTCAACTCAGGAATGTTTTCTGGAGCAGTCCTAGAAGGCTATATGAGAACTGATAAATGGAGATAAACTGAACCTTGTAACAAGCAGCTTTTCTTTAGGGTTGAGGCCTTCTGGTACAGGAGATAAACCTACAGGCACGCAGGGGGAAAAGCCTGCTTGTATGTTGCTAGTAGTACTAAACACTACTTACACAAATGAAGTGTCTTAAATATAGACCTACAGGGGGGAGGTGaacaacaacatttttcttaccCTCCAAGTTTTTTTCCGTATGCAACTGCATCATCCACAAGTTTCTGGTAAGCTGGCATCTGAGCCGCAGCTAGTATCAGAGATGGGTTCGTGGTGGCATCTAGGGGCTTGTACTCGTCAATTGCTAGGGAAACAAAAAGagctcatttaaaatattaaaaggattTTGCTCAGATATGTAAAGATGAAAACACTTTTGGTTGTAGGGTAGTTGTACTTGTGACAGGTCAGACTAGTATATGGTGATGTTCAAATATCACTGCCTGAATGTTGGCTTGCATCAGAAGTACTGCTATAAGGCTAACAGCACTGCAGCAATACAACAGAGCAAAGCTTACTCACTACTTTAGGCATTGCCCAAAAGAAATAGACTTGTAGAAATGACAGATGAAGAGAAGTGATACTAGACTTTCATGTCATATTCACCATCATAGCTGAATTCCAGGGGAAAGTAAAGACAAAGAAATCTCTTCCCTTTTAGGGCTAGgcatttggggttttgtttgtctaCAACTGTTagagcaagagaaaaattcATTTGTCAAAAAGGTGTTAGGGtcttttagcattttaaaacttcaaGTAGTTGCAGGTAGCTTTTTTTGGTCAGGTCTTATAAGTTCCTTATACTGCCAGGCTGCCTTTTGTATGTAAGACGTTTGTATGTTTGGCTTATCCTAATCCCTGGACAACACCTATTTCAGGTGGCAGCAGTTGTTTACCAAAGCAGGCTGTGACTGTGCATTGTCAGGCCCTAATCAGAGCTGAGCTGCCCAGCATGCCGGGTCTGACTCAGCAAACGGGTCAGTGCCTCTGCAGGCCCTTCGGTGACTGCTGCTTACAAGCCCCAGAGAGTCAACCAGAGCTAACACAGCTGAATGTccagaacaacaaaatattatcagctccttttcctctgcatttctgcCTGGGGATTAAAACACAAGTTAATAGAATATGACGGTTTTTgtagaaatagaagaaaaatgttgttggttttttttttttttttttttttttttttataacatccCCATGGGCAACAATTGTGATCCTGGAACAAGTTCATGCCATATAAACACATCTTtcaaaaaacactttaattcACAGGGATGCTGCTCAGAATAAAGTGGTGCATTTAGAAAACCATGTTCTGAAGCAGATGCACAATTTtagaaaagtatatttttgaCAGCTTATTACATTTCTACAGTATTGCAGCAGTTAAAAGAATGTTATGGGTTTCTGGCAAGACGCATAAAGTAATCTCACTAAGCCTGTCACCCATCCTAAACAGGACAATTAAGCATTTCAGGCAAGAAACTGCTATTTTCCCCTGTAGAGGGCTAGGTAGGTATTCCAGTGGATGTTGAGGAGATACTGGTAATGATACGGTTACTCAGTATTTTCCAGATGCCGGTTCAATGTGAGGGTAATGTGGCTGAtggaaatgtttcaaaaaaagtGGTCTTGTGGGAAGCAGCCTATATTTCAGCTGCCCAGTACAAGCTTTTGCAAGGGGGCAGCTGTGACTGGCGTGCCACTGTGAGTACAAGGAGACTGTGCAAGAGTAAGCATGGGCTGGTGCGGCTTGCTTAAAACTGCAGAGTTATTGCAGCTGCTACTGAATCAAACCACCACTTGGTGCAGATATAAGTGAGGTTGGCAGTTGGTCTCTTGCTTTGGGAACTGTTCAAACGAGCCTCTTTTCTTGCAAAGCGCCATACAGACACATTTATCTAAGATCCTCGCAATTATGTTAGCAACAACTGCACTTTAATTAGCAGCAGTGTTTAAGCAGAACAGGGAGGGAGCCAGATGTCACCCAAAGCCTTGTTTGCACAGTAAGGAAGATCCACAGGTGACAAGAGGCAGTCAGAGATCAACTGCAAAAGCATTTCAAGGAGCACGTTAAAActttccagcaggcagctctcagcctgCTTACTGCCAACACCCCCCAGCTGTTACGAGGATTCTTCATGATGCTTTTCTGAAGCCAGGGCAATGCCTTAAGTTCATGTCATTTCACCACACGCTGGTCTTTAACAAAGTTTGTTTGTTGCTACTCCAGGGCAGGCAAACCTGACGAGGCTCAAGCTGTCACTTACTGCTCCTGACTGCCTTCATTTCATCTGGACAGAGGCGTGTGAGTGCCCTGTGCCCttcaggtgctgcagctgtctGTGGTGCcagtcagaaaggaaaataacatttctctgTAAGGTTTTGCTGCAGGATGAGGCAGGTTGGAGGCAGGCGGCTGCCTCAGGAGGGGCGGCAGGGCAGGACTCGGCCCTGTGAGACCCTCAGGGagctgcggggccgggctgcggtGTGAGGGCGCCTCCTCGCCAGATAACGAAGGCCAGAAACCAACCCTCTTGCATTATTTTATTGCCTCACGGCTGCTTTGCTTCCGCCTTCTGaagaagggcaaaaaaaaaaaaaaacaccaacaccccaccaccaccacccaacCGCGCACAGCGGCTATCGGAGGAGCTCCCCCCGCCTGTTAATTAGCAGCGAGTCTCCGCAGACCGCCTGTTAATTACCAATGAGCCCCAGCAGATTGCCGAGGGGCTGCACCCGGCGGCTCCCGGGAGCCGGGGTCTCGAACCCGCGACCCTGGGGGCGCCGGAGCAGCGCACCCTGTGGGGGGCAGCGCgtcccagccccccccacccccccgcgGTGGTTCGCTCCCCCTCCGCCGCTCGCCCCCTCGGCCGGGCGCGTCCATTCTGCGCCGCGGGGggagggacacggggggggTGTTTAAGAGCCGccgcttttttttcccctccacccTCACCGTTGAAATCCCCGGTGTCGGCCACCACCGTGGTGTGGTGCTTGAGCTGGTCCAGCGCCGACTCCATCTTCTGCCGCTTCACGGGGGACACCGACATGGtccgcggggcgggggggggctggcgCCGGCCTTTAAGGGAGCTGCGTGCCCGGAGGGAGCCGGCCTGCGCGCGCACCCGCCGCTCGCGCCCGACACCCGCGGCCTCGGCTCTTGGGAGAGGTGGAGCCGCCCGCCCGGCCCTCCGCCAATCCCGTCTCGGGGGGGGGAGAGCTGAGCCAATCAGAAGCGCGGTGACAAGACGGACGGCGgccagcaggagggaaggaggggcgaagggagggaggaagctTCTGATTGGCTGATTTCGCGGCTCGGGAGGGCGGGACCTCGTCACCTTGGCGACGGGGGATGCGCCTGCCCTGAGGGGTGAGGCGCTCTGTGGGCGCCCTGAGCCCCCTCTCTGTCCCTCCTGTGTCCCGCTGTGCCCACCCTGTGCCCCCCGTGTCACAGAATCACCAAATCACCTGGGCTGGGAGAGACCTCCAAGAGCCCCCAGTCCAAACTATGCACCTAACACCAACCagccctccactaaaccatgtcactgaACTCTACGTCTACATGTCTTGTAAAGAGCTCCAGGgctggtgactccaccacttccctgggcagcccattccaatgcctcacagccctttcagtaaagaagttgtccctaatatccaacctaaacctcccctagtGCAAAGTTCTCTGTGTTCaactttgggcccctcactacaaggtGATAGggctagtgataggactagagggaatggcctcaagttgcctCCCACAgagggaggttcaggttggaaaagaggagacatttctgctcagaaagagcagtcaggcattgggatgggttgcccagggaggtggtgacattgccatccctgggggtgtttaaggagaggttggacgtggcgcctggggacatggtttagtgggtgacattggtagtagggtgatgcttggaccagatgatcttgaaggacttttccagccttaatgattctatgactctcCTCAGGCACCTGCAGCTCTTCATGTGCCTCAGCTCCATTCAAGCTCTGGAGAAGGTGATCCTCTGTGCCAGCCATTTAAAAGCCCTGTTAGCACAGTTGCGCTTCAGAAATAGGGAATGGGACTTGGCTGCAGTTGTTGCAGAAGCTGCCACTTGGCCTTCAGACAGAGACAATTTGGATCGTGGTGTTCCCTTCATTTTGTCTTGCATTGTTTCAGTTGTGGAAGCTGTGACAGTAATTTCCCTTTCTGATATACAGGCACATGCTTTTCTAGAAACCTCACACGCTTTGTGCAACCCGGAGAGAGGACAATGGAAAGAAGCATTAGTTTTAAGTCTGCTTTGAATTCTATGACTGTAAGAAACATATTCTCATTGTCTCCAGGGTCCTTGCCAAGACTTGCAAACCTTGAAGGTCTCTGCTGTAtatccctttccttctctttgttcCTGGCCCTCCATTAGCTGTCATTGACCACAGTTGGGCATTTTTATCTTGTCAGTGCAAAATGTGGTCTTGGACACTACCTGTTTGTGTGAGTACTGTTATTCTGCCTCAGTTGCTTGTTCCAGAGGTAACAGATTTTTGTTACTCAGCATGCCAAGAAAGGGGATGTTTTGGATTCAGCTGGTAACTTTCCCACTGTTTGATTGTTACCATATGTGGAATTTTTACCTAGCGCTATTTTTAGACGATTTAGAATGATTATCAAGGCCATAACATCCTTTCTTTGAATGGCAGTTCccaagaaaggaaaggaaatgtgcTGGTTCAGATATTCTGCTGTGTATCTGAGCAGACTC
This region includes:
- the TALDO1 gene encoding transaldolase, coding for MSVSPVKRQKMESALDQLKHHTTVVADTGDFNAIDEYKPLDATTNPSLILAAAQMPAYQKLVDDAVAYGKKLGGSEDEQIQNACDKLFVLFGAEILKRIPGRVSTEVDARLSFDKEGMIQRARRLIDLYKEAGIGKDRILIKLSSTWEGIQAGKVLEAEYGIHCNMTLLFSFAQAVACAEAGVTLISPFVGRILDWYVANGDKKTYEPSEDPGVKSVTKIYNYYKKFGYKTIVMGASFRNTGEIKALTGCDYLTISPKLLAELSKEHVKLTPTLSVKDAQACDLEKIHLDEKAFRWHHNEDQMAVEKLSDGIRKFAADAIKLETMLKERMFSAENGK